The following proteins come from a genomic window of Carassius gibelio isolate Cgi1373 ecotype wild population from Czech Republic chromosome B8, carGib1.2-hapl.c, whole genome shotgun sequence:
- the LOC127962833 gene encoding uncharacterized protein LOC127962833 isoform X2 yields MKTNREKVIGSQVISAELVAGLLLSMAYRMCSSLAFSLKGESVSDASAQFEVTRSLVCVWVASNIKFIFFKSNKHPLSLSAHCVSRLVAFLSLLGVCREAHIQGTDSRHLPMVDVAVFLFFLLSSLILLILDHNQLKGSLKRSELLLTKPQRFFFQMDFFANCIFGLMWLVFPGWLLGSQMNGSEDNLYLTRAFGAMMVGDSFASFTTQKQMGTNEVSVFSSRAVGTSAVVIFMIHTQLTTSAWKIPHLCLGLVGVSLWAGNSILGYLSSKDTTTESVNDLYWRAVQRKDRRLHVQ; encoded by the exons ATGAAAACGAACAGGGAGAAAGTAATTGGAAGTCAAGTAATTTCAGCCGAACTTGTGGCTGGACTACTGCTCAGCATGGCGTATAGGATGTGTTCCAGTTTGGCTTTTTCCTTAAAG GGGGAAAGCGTCAGTGACGCAAGCGCGCAGTTTGAAGTAACGCGCTcactcgtgtgtgtgtgggttGCCAGTAATATTAAGTTCATTTTCTTCAAAAGCAATAAACATCCACTTTCTCTGTCTGCTCATTGCGTCTCGAGGCTTGTT GCCTTCCTGTCACTGTTGGGAGTCTGCAGAGAGGCACATATTCAAGGAACAGACTCCAGACAT CTTCCCATGGTGGATGTGGCGGTGTTCTTGTTCTTTCTTCTCAGCAGTTTGATTCTTTTGATCTTGGATCACAATCAGTTGAAAGGCTCTTTGAAACGATCTGAACTGCTTCTCACTAAGCCCCAGAGGTTTTTCTTTCAAATGGATTTTTTTGCCAACTGCATTTTTGGCCTCATGTGGTTGGTTTTTCCAGGATGGCTTCTTGGGTCACAg ATGAATGGATCTGAGGATAATCTTTATCTCACTCGGGCATTTGGAGCCATGATGGTTGGAGACAGCTTTGCTTCTTTTACCACACAGAAACAAATGGGAACCAATGAGGTATCTGTCTTCAGCAGCCGGGCTGTG GGAACTTCGGCGGTTGTCATCTTCATGATCCACACCCAGCTCACCACATCGGCATGGAAAATCCCACATCTCTGTTTGGGTCTAGTAGGGGTCAGTCTCTGGGCTGGAAACTCCATCCTTGGCTACCTGAGCTCCAAAGACACGACGACAGAGTCAGTGAATGATTTATACTGGCGTGCTGTACAGAGAAAAGACAGAAGACTTCATGTTCAATAG
- the LOC127962833 gene encoding uncharacterized protein LOC127962833 isoform X1, giving the protein MKTNREKVIGSQVISAELVAGLLLSMAYRMCSSLAFSLKGESVSDASAQFEVTRSLVCVWVASNIKFIFFKSNKHPLSLSAHCVSRLVAFLSLLGVCREAHIQGTDSRHLPMVDVAVFLFFLLSSLILLILDHNQLKGSLKRSELLLTKPQRFFFQMDFFANCIFGLMWLVFPGWLLGSQMNGSEDNLYLTRAFGAMMVGDSFASFTTQKQMGTNEGTSAVVIFMIHTQLTTSAWKIPHLCLGLVGVSLWAGNSILGYLSSKDTTTESVNDLYWRAVQRKDRRLHVQ; this is encoded by the exons ATGAAAACGAACAGGGAGAAAGTAATTGGAAGTCAAGTAATTTCAGCCGAACTTGTGGCTGGACTACTGCTCAGCATGGCGTATAGGATGTGTTCCAGTTTGGCTTTTTCCTTAAAG GGGGAAAGCGTCAGTGACGCAAGCGCGCAGTTTGAAGTAACGCGCTcactcgtgtgtgtgtgggttGCCAGTAATATTAAGTTCATTTTCTTCAAAAGCAATAAACATCCACTTTCTCTGTCTGCTCATTGCGTCTCGAGGCTTGTT GCCTTCCTGTCACTGTTGGGAGTCTGCAGAGAGGCACATATTCAAGGAACAGACTCCAGACAT CTTCCCATGGTGGATGTGGCGGTGTTCTTGTTCTTTCTTCTCAGCAGTTTGATTCTTTTGATCTTGGATCACAATCAGTTGAAAGGCTCTTTGAAACGATCTGAACTGCTTCTCACTAAGCCCCAGAGGTTTTTCTTTCAAATGGATTTTTTTGCCAACTGCATTTTTGGCCTCATGTGGTTGGTTTTTCCAGGATGGCTTCTTGGGTCACAg ATGAATGGATCTGAGGATAATCTTTATCTCACTCGGGCATTTGGAGCCATGATGGTTGGAGACAGCTTTGCTTCTTTTACCACACAGAAACAAATGGGAACCAATGAG GGAACTTCGGCGGTTGTCATCTTCATGATCCACACCCAGCTCACCACATCGGCATGGAAAATCCCACATCTCTGTTTGGGTCTAGTAGGGGTCAGTCTCTGGGCTGGAAACTCCATCCTTGGCTACCTGAGCTCCAAAGACACGACGACAGAGTCAGTGAATGATTTATACTGGCGTGCTGTACAGAGAAAAGACAGAAGACTTCATGTTCAATAG
- the slc2a6 gene encoding solute carrier family 2, facilitated glucose transporter member 6 has product MGDSPDETTALIKNKPARLRNGKLFLAVFSAVLGNFNFGFALVFPSPVIPQLQKGDDPRLQMDTHQISWFGSIFTLGAALGGVSAMFLNDRVGRKINIMLSGVPSVVGLLVMGAAQNFWMLLWGRFLTGIAGGITAGSIPVYVSEISHPSVRGALGSCPQITAVFGSLALYAFGLVLPWRWLAVAGEIPVVIMMILLCFMPTSPRYHIMKGNRERAVKSLKWLRGPDSDYMTEFSKIERSINSQGVQWSDLKTPSYYKPILISVVMRFLQQMTGITPILVYLEPIFQLTAISLEPKYDAALVGAVRLMSVAIAASLMDKAGRKALLFTSGFLMFLATLSMTMYTHKAPCSHVNLTVTEGLKNTYGGLTGPAFDPITLIPLISSMVIIFGYAMGWGPITWLLMSEILPLGARGVASGLCVGVSWITAFVLTQLFMHVVVAYGLFAPFLFFSVISVVNIIFTAKCVPETKGRTLEEIENFFRTGRTFTIIDS; this is encoded by the exons ATGGGAGACAGTCCGGATGAAACCACcgcattaattaaaaacaaaccagCTCGACTCAG AAATGGAAAGCTCTTCCTTGCAGTGTTTTCAGCTGTTCTGGGCAATTTCAATTTTGGGTTTGCCTTGGTGTTCCCCTCGCCTGTCATCCCCCAGCTTCAAAAGGGTGATGACCCTCGTCTACAAATGGACACCCATCAGATATCATGGTTTGGT TCCATTTTTACCCTTGGAGCTGCCTTAGGGGGTGTTAgtgccatgtttctgaatgacagagtTGGGAGAAAAATAAACATCATGTTGTCAGGAGTACCATCTGTTGTAGGTCTCCTTGTGATGGGGGCCGCACAAAACTTTTGGATGTTATTATGGGGCCGATTTCTGACTGGCATCGCTGGTGGTATCACTGCTGGATCTATTCCT GTGTATGTGTCAGAGATTTCACACCCGTCTGTGAGGGGTGCGCTGGGTTCATGTCCTCAGATCACAGCTGTCTTTGGAAGTCTGGCACTTTACGCTTTTG GCTTGGTTTTGCCGTGGAGGTGGCTGGCTGTGGCCGGAGAGATCCCTGTCGTTATCATGATGATTTTGCTTTGCTTCATGCCGACTTCCCCACGTTACCACATCATGAAGGGAAACAGAGAAAGAGCAGTTAAATCGCTAAAATGGCTCAGAGGCCCCGATTCTGATTACATGACCGAGTTCAGTAAGATTGAGCGCAGTATCAATTCTCAG GGCGTTCAATGGAGTGATCTTAAAACACCTTCATACTATAAACCAATACTGATATCAGTTGTCATGAGATTCCTGCAGCAGATGACTGGTATAACCCCAATTCTGGTATATCTGGAGCCCATCTTCCAGTTGACAGCTATATCACTG GAACCGAAATATGACGCAGCATTAGTGGGAGCTGTAAGATTGATGTCGGTTGCTATCGCAGCCAGTTTGATGGACAAAGCAGGTCGAAAAGCTCTACTGTTCACCTCAG GATTTTTGATGTTTCTAGCCACGCTTTCAATGACAATGTACACTCACAAAGCACCGTGCAGCCATGTCAATCTTACTGTAACTGAGGGCTTGAAGAACACTTATGGAGGCTTAACAGGCCCTGCGTTCGATCCAATAACTCTAATTCCTCTAATAAGCTCTATGGTCATCATATTTG GTTATGCTATGGGTTGGGGTCCAATCACATGGCTGCTAATGTCAGAGATTCTACCTTTGGGAGCACGTGGTGTAGCATCGGGTTTGTGCGTTGGTGTTAGCTGGATCACAGCCTTTGTTCTGACACAACTCTTCATGCATGTGGTG GTGGCCTATGGACTCTTTGCACCTTTCCTGTTCTTCTCTGTCATCTCTGTAGTGAATATAATTTTCACTGCTAAATGTGTGCCAGAAACTAAAGGTCGGACTCTGGAGGAGATAGAGAACTTTTTCAGGACTGGCCGAACCTTCACCATTATTGATTCTTGA